One Candidatus Melainabacteria bacterium genomic window carries:
- a CDS encoding citrate synthase (catalyzes the formation of citrate from acetyl-CoA and oxaloacetate) has protein sequence MVKAGLEDIVAASSSICDVNGKEGRLVYQGYDIHDLAEHSTYEETVFLLWNGRLPHKQELETLSAALRSNAAIPAEVVKAMKAFPKDANSMEVLRTAVSMLSMYDPDDELNDRDANVRKATRLTAQLPTIVAYWDNIRNGKEPVAPNPNLSVAANFLYLLHGGKEPDQLSTKSLDIALILHADHELNASTFAARVAAGTLTDIHSAIVAAIGTLKGPLHGGANQEVIKMLIKIDKLENVQPYISKMFEERKKVMGFGHRVYKTEDPRASHLRKMSEELGRTNNELKWFQMSRKIEEMVLNDKGFYANVDFYSASVYYMLGIPTDLFTPIFAVSRMAGWAAHVLEQYDNNRLIRPRADYTGPKNLTYVSIDKR, from the coding sequence ATGGTCAAGGCAGGGCTTGAGGACATAGTAGCGGCATCTTCATCCATTTGCGATGTGAATGGAAAAGAAGGGCGCCTCGTTTATCAGGGTTACGATATTCACGATCTCGCCGAACATTCAACGTACGAAGAGACCGTATTTTTGTTGTGGAATGGCAGATTGCCCCACAAGCAAGAGCTCGAGACGCTGTCGGCAGCATTGCGTAGCAATGCCGCAATTCCCGCTGAAGTGGTGAAGGCGATGAAGGCATTTCCCAAAGATGCCAACTCGATGGAAGTGCTCCGTACTGCAGTTTCTATGCTGTCTATGTATGATCCCGATGATGAGCTCAACGATCGCGATGCCAACGTACGCAAAGCCACTCGTCTAACTGCTCAACTGCCGACTATCGTTGCTTACTGGGATAACATTCGCAACGGTAAAGAGCCCGTCGCTCCCAATCCGAATCTCAGTGTTGCAGCCAATTTCCTTTATCTGCTTCACGGCGGCAAAGAGCCAGATCAGCTGAGCACGAAATCTCTGGACATTGCCCTCATCCTTCACGCCGACCATGAACTCAATGCGTCGACATTCGCCGCTCGTGTGGCCGCTGGAACTTTGACCGACATTCACTCTGCTATTGTCGCTGCCATCGGCACCTTGAAAGGACCGCTGCATGGTGGTGCCAACCAGGAAGTGATCAAAATGTTGATCAAGATCGACAAGCTGGAGAATGTTCAACCATACATCAGCAAGATGTTCGAAGAGCGCAAGAAAGTTATGGGCTTCGGTCACCGTGTTTATAAAACTGAAGATCCAAGAGCTTCTCACCTGCGTAAAATGTCGGAAGAGCTGGGCAGGACAAACAATGAGTTGAAGTGGTTCCAGATGTCTCGCAAGATCGAAGAGATGGTTCTGAATGACAAAGGTTTCTATGCAAACGTAGATTTCTACTCTGCTTCTGTCTATTACATGCTCGGTATACCGACCGATCTGTTTACGCCGATTTTCGCTGTAAGCCGCATGGCTGGCTGGGCTGCTCATGTACTCGAGCAGTACGACAACAATCGCTTGATTCGCCCTCGTGCCGATTACACAGGTCCGAAAAACCTGACCTACGTATCGATCGACAAGCGCTGA
- a CDS encoding SAM-dependent DNA methyltransferase: protein MSPITVNAHRDCTKQDRHASMMKLLRLLRKEDPELKHSDRVFLELVAAAGLAARGILPVALGDSIMTQFIKEYGAAIGKPAMHLDSTAFSVTSSGVFQHCQRDYGQSFIEKRLHRLVKAISSFHSSAALDESLAAGWFWQCAIKSAGVRKNIVDGHRTRAQTGDIPSLTQWFTPDWIADFLVEEALSSNKAARFLDPACGAGHLLVPALRSLLAKQSQTSQEEALERIFEQQLFGLDVDSGLVDLAKLALYLEARDSCASFIEIAPAKISLAGDSERACTIGSLLLGASVQLPGIPQQFDAIAMNPPYLGHRLMPQMIRDFLKAEFPDSQYDLYAAFLELGLRLLKPGGRLAAICQQSVLTIQRYQSLRETMMQTANVEAIAQLGSGVFATKGGEKTNTAIITLRKKDNQQASDVRCWQLLTREEKALAESNGLSNIAPRIVSRAEADAQAQYLPQAPYSFWAPPEILRLFNRHPTIVAPDHAITCTNGLFTCNNQKFVTRFDKIDERVRHEYVPYDKGGGHKWYYTSPLMLHWKTDGQQIREYRVNRGQSARLPGEPFYFKRGVTYSYIGTKGFKARLLTPGAVFDIASSAIFSSRIDILFILGYLNSSLVRSILGVLNPTINFQIGDIRRLPFLVPDPDTERIVASLSAQAIEIARQVESFDPGSPSFEGAAAGRYNRDVQLSQDLHQKQCQRWADDEAAIQKQLDEIIFNMYEISSSCRKTIQNDPWVRRGADSFRKTILSTCKQQV, encoded by the coding sequence ATGAGTCCCATCACTGTAAATGCCCATCGTGACTGCACTAAGCAGGATCGGCACGCGTCCATGATGAAGTTGCTGCGCCTTTTGCGCAAAGAGGATCCCGAACTCAAGCATTCAGACCGTGTCTTCCTTGAACTGGTCGCAGCGGCCGGGCTGGCGGCACGCGGAATTTTGCCCGTGGCGCTTGGCGACAGCATCATGACTCAATTTATAAAGGAATACGGCGCGGCCATAGGCAAACCGGCAATGCACCTGGATAGTACTGCCTTTTCGGTGACCAGCTCAGGCGTATTTCAGCACTGCCAGAGAGACTACGGACAATCATTTATAGAAAAACGATTGCACCGGCTTGTCAAGGCAATCAGCAGTTTTCACAGCAGCGCGGCACTAGACGAATCGCTGGCAGCCGGCTGGTTCTGGCAATGCGCTATCAAATCTGCAGGCGTACGCAAAAACATCGTCGATGGTCACCGCACACGGGCTCAGACTGGCGATATACCATCTCTGACACAATGGTTCACACCTGACTGGATTGCAGATTTCCTCGTCGAAGAGGCGCTCAGCAGCAACAAAGCGGCCCGGTTTCTCGACCCAGCCTGCGGCGCGGGGCATCTGCTCGTGCCGGCTCTGCGTTCACTGCTGGCAAAACAAAGCCAAACCAGTCAGGAAGAAGCGTTAGAGCGAATTTTTGAACAACAGCTCTTCGGGCTGGATGTGGACTCGGGCCTCGTAGACCTGGCCAAACTGGCGCTCTATCTGGAAGCTCGAGATTCTTGCGCAAGCTTTATCGAGATAGCCCCAGCTAAAATCAGCCTGGCTGGAGACTCGGAACGAGCCTGCACTATCGGAAGCCTCTTGCTCGGAGCCTCAGTGCAACTCCCCGGCATTCCACAACAGTTCGATGCCATCGCCATGAATCCTCCTTATCTTGGGCATCGCCTCATGCCTCAAATGATCCGAGATTTTCTCAAAGCAGAATTTCCCGACAGCCAATACGACCTTTATGCCGCATTTCTGGAGCTTGGCCTGAGACTGCTCAAACCAGGAGGCCGATTGGCAGCAATTTGCCAGCAGAGCGTACTGACGATTCAGAGATACCAGAGTCTGCGCGAAACGATGATGCAAACAGCGAATGTTGAAGCAATCGCGCAACTTGGCTCGGGTGTATTTGCCACCAAAGGTGGTGAAAAGACCAACACCGCAATTATCACGCTTCGAAAGAAAGACAATCAGCAGGCTTCAGATGTACGCTGCTGGCAGTTGCTGACAAGAGAGGAAAAAGCGCTCGCCGAATCGAACGGGCTCAGTAATATCGCTCCCCGCATTGTCTCACGCGCAGAAGCCGATGCACAGGCTCAATATTTGCCACAAGCACCATATTCATTCTGGGCACCACCTGAGATACTACGCTTGTTCAACAGACACCCAACCATCGTCGCTCCGGACCATGCCATAACCTGTACAAATGGTCTCTTCACGTGCAACAACCAAAAATTCGTAACCAGGTTCGACAAAATTGACGAGCGGGTACGGCATGAATACGTACCATATGACAAAGGCGGCGGTCATAAATGGTATTACACCAGCCCACTGATGCTGCACTGGAAAACAGACGGGCAGCAAATTCGCGAATATCGAGTAAACCGTGGACAATCAGCCAGGCTGCCAGGGGAACCATTCTATTTCAAGAGAGGCGTCACATACTCTTATATAGGCACAAAAGGCTTCAAGGCACGACTGTTGACACCCGGTGCGGTTTTCGACATTGCCAGCTCGGCTATTTTCAGTTCTCGAATCGACATCTTGTTTATACTCGGGTATCTAAATTCATCACTGGTGCGTTCTATTCTCGGCGTTCTAAATCCGACAATTAATTTCCAAATTGGTGACATCAGGCGCCTTCCATTTCTGGTTCCAGACCCGGATACAGAGCGGATCGTCGCATCACTGAGCGCGCAGGCAATAGAAATTGCCCGGCAGGTGGAAAGCTTTGATCCGGGCTCTCCAAGCTTCGAGGGAGCGGCGGCCGGCCGATATAATCGCGATGTCCAACTCAGTCAAGACTTGCATCAAAAGCAATGTCAACGATGGGCAGATGATGAAGCAGCAATTCAAAAGCAACTGGACGAGATCATTTTTAACATGTACGAAATCAGCTCCTCGTGCCGAAAGACGATCCAGAACGATCCATGGGTAAGACGAGGCGCAGACTCATTTCGCAAAACTATTCTCAGCACTTGTAAACAGCAAGTTTAA
- a CDS encoding serine hydrolase — protein sequence MTNAVLDRKKEKAFADKVIRKAVKRNRRKPPGQRLLIYTGISVLVALSGLSPFKFGQAAKQQAVTPAVTVTPPIALTYPLDELRKKIEVVATMKDLRAGVFAADLKTGKFVDYNGHDEYAAASMIKVPVYVSLLTALDRKEVSLDQPVEIRQDLVTGGSGWLQWRPVGTKVPLREVAELMIIISDNTATNMVIDLLGGKEKCNRDYVSWGLQKTRINNMLGDFEGTNKTSPYDMVYLLSRIDRGEIISPESRKWMYQTMERTRIRTLLPPGLAPGSRILHKTGDIGTMVGDAGIVITPTGQRYIVSMQVERPHNDRRANLLIRALSKMVYRCFSVPSLTCSDAAAVPLESLSGPPVHHKRHHHKHK from the coding sequence ATGACAAACGCTGTGCTCGATCGAAAGAAAGAAAAAGCTTTTGCTGATAAAGTGATCAGAAAAGCGGTCAAGCGCAACCGTCGTAAACCGCCAGGCCAGCGCCTTTTGATCTATACAGGCATTTCTGTGCTGGTGGCTCTGAGTGGCTTGTCGCCTTTCAAGTTCGGCCAGGCCGCTAAACAGCAAGCGGTCACTCCAGCGGTGACAGTGACACCACCTATAGCGCTTACATATCCACTGGATGAGTTGCGCAAAAAAATCGAAGTGGTCGCCACCATGAAAGATTTGCGCGCCGGAGTTTTCGCCGCAGATTTGAAGACGGGCAAGTTTGTTGACTACAATGGTCACGATGAATATGCAGCAGCCAGCATGATCAAGGTGCCTGTATATGTCTCGCTCCTTACTGCTCTTGATCGCAAAGAAGTTTCCTTAGACCAGCCTGTGGAAATTCGCCAGGATCTGGTAACAGGCGGCTCCGGCTGGCTGCAATGGCGCCCCGTCGGCACCAAAGTGCCGCTCAGGGAAGTGGCTGAGCTGATGATTATCATCTCCGACAACACCGCCACCAACATGGTTATCGATTTGCTGGGCGGCAAAGAGAAGTGCAATCGCGACTACGTAAGCTGGGGTCTTCAAAAGACGCGCATCAATAATATGTTGGGCGACTTCGAGGGCACCAACAAAACCAGCCCATATGACATGGTTTATTTGCTCAGCCGCATCGACCGGGGCGAAATTATCAGCCCGGAGAGTCGTAAGTGGATGTATCAGACAATGGAGCGCACGAGAATTCGCACTCTCTTGCCACCCGGTCTTGCCCCAGGCTCCAGAATTCTCCACAAGACAGGTGACATCGGCACCATGGTTGGTGACGCCGGAATCGTCATCACACCGACAGGTCAAAGATATATCGTTTCGATGCAGGTCGAGCGTCCGCACAATGACAGGCGGGCTAATCTGCTCATCCGTGCTCTTTCCAAAATGGTCTATCGCTGCTTTTCAGTTCCATCGCTGACCTGCTCAGATGCGGCAGCTGTACCGCTGGAATCTCTGAGCGGCCCGCCCGTGCACCACAAGCGGCATCATCACAAACACAAATAA
- a CDS encoding sigma-70 family RNA polymerase sigma factor — translation MAQVDTVGSKESAGSSPTEKLNPADTHEIVVKHMPLVRQIARRYSQFNTDSLEDLVQVGSIGLLKAIKYYDPNRARSASFKTLATCYIRGEIRHYLRDHCSLVQVPRKLTEMNAQVSQLEEKLTKQLSRTPTVQELAEQSGFSVQEILEAQQSWEARIHYESLDSTGEDEDRDDKRSLSETVPDRRYQDLLIASEERELVSQALRRLGDRTRQIIEFVFFYDLSQKETASVLGLSEMGVSRAVHSAVKKLKDAMKAEGK, via the coding sequence GTGGCACAAGTAGATACCGTTGGCTCAAAAGAATCTGCCGGCTCCTCCCCCACAGAGAAGCTCAACCCGGCAGATACACACGAAATCGTCGTCAAACATATGCCGCTCGTGAGGCAGATAGCCAGGCGGTATAGTCAATTCAACACAGACAGTTTGGAAGATCTCGTGCAGGTCGGCTCGATTGGCTTATTGAAAGCCATCAAGTACTACGACCCCAACCGAGCTCGGTCTGCAAGCTTTAAGACGCTGGCAACTTGCTACATTCGAGGCGAGATCAGGCATTACTTGCGCGACCATTGCTCGCTGGTGCAGGTGCCGCGCAAGTTGACCGAGATGAATGCCCAGGTCTCGCAACTGGAAGAGAAGTTGACCAAGCAACTGAGCCGCACACCGACAGTGCAAGAACTGGCTGAGCAGTCAGGTTTTTCAGTGCAAGAGATTCTTGAAGCCCAGCAATCGTGGGAAGCTCGCATCCACTACGAATCACTCGACTCGACCGGTGAAGACGAAGATCGTGATGACAAAAGAAGTTTGTCTGAAACGGTTCCAGACAGGCGCTATCAAGATTTGCTCATCGCTTCTGAGGAGAGAGAGCTGGTCAGTCAGGCACTGAGAAGACTGGGCGACCGCACCCGCCAGATTATCGAGTTTGTTTTCTTCTACGATTTGTCGCAGAAAGAAACTGCCTCGGTGCTCGGTTTGTCCGAGATGGGTGTCTCGCGCGCCGTTCATAGTGCCGTCAAAAAACTAAAAGACGCCATGAAAGCCGAGGGCAAGTGA
- a CDS encoding HAMP domain-containing protein, which produces MTSSPPTNQETTTFQPFTRTVAKVRQSWGRISAQKQLLLMGLLSISALVTFTAWVWVARTQAIIDQSVSQFGMALAQALARGGAEALSNTGNLEGLKYYILTERVQTPAIAYIAFCDEKGEVLLDSQMLHSHGKGPDVFPIYEQSKSYAIPGVYHSPPGYKSLTNIAVPMVRNNEQLGICWVGLDNQSFTILGSPKETQNFLVSIFGLLGLLGAMGLWTNYALINRPLRILSQGASEIATGHFGHQIRSQRAGREIDQVVNAFNYMSSRLQQYDKQNVDTLMSERNKYISERNKLELVLMSIADGVVVCDRDNKVQIVNAAATQLFAKEAKDLLGKPLVFCTEGPDSPQICQIVQAFTDTVSPGSLEPVAQQVHLGELVVRVNMAPIILNKEFLGSVLIMHDITKQAELERMKSEFISNVSHELRTPITSIKSYVDTLCNHGEKLDPDIYREFLQIIDSEADRLMFLVNDVLELSRVEEANRDFELEPGDIRGAIEYALRALNLMAKDRQIELSMVCEEEDIPLVNINQESIERVIINLLTNGIKYTPVGGKIEVIVNHLADEREIRVDVKDNGIGIPEECLEQIFDRFFRVEKKVHTIKGTGLGLTIVKKIVEKHHGRLSVSSALGQGSTFSFFLPVAEDLDENEKKDEGQSGNAGSEYLANTESSSLTAS; this is translated from the coding sequence GTGACCTCATCGCCTCCTACAAATCAGGAAACGACGACCTTTCAGCCATTCACGAGAACCGTGGCTAAGGTTAGACAGTCGTGGGGTCGCATCTCAGCCCAGAAACAACTACTGTTGATGGGTTTGCTTTCCATATCGGCGCTCGTCACGTTCACTGCATGGGTGTGGGTGGCCAGAACGCAGGCGATCATCGACCAGTCGGTCTCGCAGTTCGGCATGGCGCTGGCCCAAGCTCTGGCACGAGGCGGCGCTGAGGCACTTTCCAACACAGGCAACCTGGAAGGGCTCAAGTACTACATTCTCACAGAGCGAGTGCAGACGCCCGCCATAGCCTACATCGCCTTCTGCGACGAAAAGGGTGAAGTGCTCCTGGACAGCCAGATGCTGCATTCGCACGGCAAGGGTCCGGACGTATTCCCTATCTACGAGCAGAGCAAGAGCTACGCCATACCAGGCGTCTATCACAGCCCACCCGGCTACAAGTCGCTCACCAACATTGCCGTGCCCATGGTGCGGAACAATGAGCAGCTCGGCATTTGCTGGGTCGGACTGGACAACCAATCATTCACCATCCTCGGCTCCCCTAAAGAAACGCAAAACTTTCTCGTCTCCATCTTTGGTTTGCTGGGCTTGCTCGGTGCCATGGGTCTGTGGACGAACTATGCGCTGATCAACCGTCCGTTGCGTATCCTCTCTCAGGGCGCAAGCGAAATCGCCACCGGACACTTCGGGCACCAGATCCGCAGCCAGCGCGCCGGCCGAGAAATCGACCAGGTGGTGAACGCCTTCAATTACATGTCGAGCCGCTTGCAGCAGTATGACAAACAGAATGTCGACACCCTGATGTCTGAACGCAACAAATACATCTCTGAGAGAAACAAGCTGGAACTGGTGCTCATGTCTATTGCAGATGGCGTCGTCGTCTGCGACCGCGACAACAAAGTGCAAATCGTCAACGCTGCAGCCACGCAACTGTTTGCCAAAGAAGCCAAAGACCTGCTCGGCAAGCCTCTGGTTTTTTGCACGGAAGGTCCCGATTCGCCGCAGATTTGTCAGATTGTCCAGGCCTTCACCGACACAGTCTCGCCAGGAAGCCTCGAGCCCGTAGCCCAGCAAGTGCATCTGGGTGAGCTCGTAGTGCGGGTCAACATGGCACCGATCATATTGAACAAAGAATTTCTCGGTTCGGTTCTGATTATGCACGACATCACCAAGCAAGCCGAGCTGGAGCGCATGAAGAGCGAGTTTATAAGCAACGTCAGTCACGAGTTGCGCACACCGATCACGTCAATCAAAAGTTATGTTGATACGTTATGCAATCACGGTGAAAAGCTCGACCCCGATATTTACCGCGAGTTTCTGCAGATCATCGACAGCGAAGCAGATCGGCTCATGTTCCTCGTCAACGACGTGCTTGAATTGAGCCGCGTCGAAGAGGCCAATCGCGATTTCGAACTTGAACCGGGCGACATTCGCGGCGCCATCGAGTATGCTCTGCGCGCACTGAATCTGATGGCAAAAGATCGTCAGATCGAACTGTCTATGGTCTGCGAAGAAGAGGATATTCCGCTGGTTAATATCAACCAGGAATCAATCGAACGAGTGATTATCAACCTGCTCACGAATGGTATCAAATACACACCAGTGGGCGGCAAAATCGAAGTCATCGTCAACCATCTTGCTGATGAAAGAGAAATTCGCGTCGACGTCAAAGACAACGGCATCGGCATCCCTGAGGAGTGCCTGGAACAGATCTTCGACCGCTTCTTCCGGGTCGAGAAAAAGGTTCACACAATCAAAGGCACCGGGCTGGGATTAACGATAGTTAAAAAAATCGTAGAAAAGCATCACGGCAGATTATCCGTTTCATCGGCACTGGGGCAGGGCTCGACCTTCTCCTTCTTCCTGCCTGTTGCAGAAGATTTAGATGAGAACGAAAAAAAGGACGAAGGCCAGTCAGGTAACGCAGGCAGCGAGTATCTGGCAAACACTGAAAGCTCAAGCCTGACCGCATCTTGA
- a CDS encoding PilT/PilU family type 4a pilus ATPase, whose product MSNDGLSSLSLPGPATLEEIVHVAVENHASDIHLKAGMQPILRIDGQLRAITTMPLLESQSLRSMLMAILTPEQRKNFEENFELDASLVFANHARVRINMYTDVQSVGCAMRLVPLKVPTIQELGLPPVIEQLTHLKSGLVLVTGVTGAGKSTTLAAMIDEINRRQTSHIYTIEDPVEFVHRPMRSVITQREIGITTRNFVSALRTALRADPNILLIGEMRDAETMVAALKAAETGLLVFSTLHTRSATKTMQRILGIFEPKDQEAIRMQLAYALRAVICQQLLPTLAGGRRAFHEILVNTSTIQEAILFGEFDKLNEYMRNGSFDGMCVMDDCIYKAYSDGVISGDVANQFALNTDEMDRALRGASVL is encoded by the coding sequence GTGAGCAACGACGGACTTTCTTCTCTAAGTTTGCCTGGTCCGGCTACATTAGAAGAGATAGTGCACGTCGCAGTCGAAAATCATGCTTCCGACATTCATCTCAAGGCGGGCATGCAGCCGATCTTGCGTATCGACGGTCAGTTGCGGGCGATTACTACAATGCCTCTTCTCGAGTCGCAGTCGTTGCGCTCGATGCTGATGGCGATTCTGACACCTGAACAGCGCAAAAACTTCGAAGAGAATTTCGAGCTGGATGCCTCTCTGGTTTTTGCCAATCACGCTCGCGTTCGCATCAATATGTATACCGATGTGCAATCAGTCGGATGCGCGATGCGTCTGGTGCCGCTGAAAGTTCCTACAATTCAGGAACTCGGTCTGCCACCCGTGATCGAGCAGCTCACTCATCTGAAATCAGGACTTGTGCTGGTGACAGGAGTTACCGGAGCAGGCAAGTCAACGACTCTGGCGGCGATGATCGATGAGATCAACAGACGCCAGACCTCTCACATTTATACGATCGAAGATCCCGTTGAGTTTGTGCACCGACCGATGCGCTCTGTCATCACTCAAAGAGAAATCGGCATTACTACGAGGAATTTCGTCAGCGCTCTGAGAACGGCATTGCGTGCAGATCCGAATATTCTGCTGATCGGAGAGATGCGCGATGCTGAAACCATGGTAGCGGCATTGAAAGCAGCCGAAACCGGATTGCTCGTCTTCTCGACCTTGCACACGAGATCGGCCACCAAAACCATGCAACGCATTCTCGGTATCTTCGAGCCTAAAGACCAGGAGGCGATTCGTATGCAACTGGCGTATGCCCTCAGGGCTGTCATTTGCCAGCAACTTTTACCGACGCTCGCAGGCGGAAGGCGAGCTTTCCACGAGATTCTCGTCAATACTTCGACTATTCAAGAAGCAATTCTGTTTGGAGAATTCGACAAGCTGAACGAGTACATGCGCAACGGTTCTTTTGACGGCATGTGCGTCATGGACGATTGCATCTACAAGGCTTATTCAGACGGCGTGATATCAGGAGACGTTGCTAATCAGTTCGCTCTCAACACCGATGAGATGGACCGCGCTTTGCGTGGCGCTTCGGTTTTGTAG
- a CDS encoding stage II sporulation protein M — protein sequence MNVERWLRIRRPVWEKLEELLKIVDSKGLSGLDRQQLQELGRIYRSVSADLSRARVMNLSSDILSYLNNLLVRAHNQVYQTRRNRWADFFDFFYRQFPCLVRKHILYVSLAIVIFAVPMCISYFMTLEDIHFAQLETTRGQPIVSDEMWNMIENRQMWTDSVQHYSSTVSSLIATNNIRVAILAFVLGITFGIGTSIVLCNNGLMLGTVLGACQTFGMAGRLLAFIAPHGVLELTAIFISGGAGLLMGKALLFPGQHKRLDALRLAARDAGGMFGGCVPLLLVAGMIEGFISPRTDLSANLKVAVSLATAIGLLLYLFVPREKNPSHQA from the coding sequence ATGAATGTCGAACGCTGGCTGAGAATAAGAAGACCTGTTTGGGAGAAGCTGGAAGAACTTCTGAAAATAGTTGATAGCAAGGGACTTTCGGGGCTCGACCGTCAACAGTTACAAGAGTTGGGGCGAATTTATCGGTCGGTATCGGCTGACCTGTCTAGAGCCCGGGTAATGAACCTCAGTTCCGATATTCTGTCTTATCTGAACAATCTTCTGGTTCGCGCCCACAACCAAGTTTATCAAACCCGAAGAAACCGCTGGGCTGACTTTTTCGATTTCTTCTACAGGCAATTTCCCTGTCTGGTTCGCAAGCACATACTTTACGTCAGTCTGGCCATCGTCATATTCGCCGTCCCCATGTGTATCAGCTATTTCATGACCCTGGAGGATATCCACTTTGCCCAGTTGGAGACGACGAGAGGACAACCTATTGTCTCGGACGAAATGTGGAACATGATTGAAAATCGGCAGATGTGGACTGATTCCGTTCAACATTACAGTTCCACCGTCTCCAGTTTGATCGCCACCAATAACATTCGAGTAGCAATATTAGCCTTCGTACTCGGCATTACCTTCGGCATCGGTACAAGTATTGTTCTGTGCAATAACGGACTCATGCTTGGCACCGTGCTTGGTGCTTGCCAGACTTTCGGCATGGCGGGAAGATTGCTCGCCTTCATCGCACCGCATGGGGTGCTCGAGCTGACCGCGATATTTATCAGCGGCGGCGCCGGACTTTTGATGGGAAAGGCTCTGCTTTTCCCCGGGCAGCATAAAAGGCTTGATGCCCTGCGGCTTGCCGCTCGCGATGCCGGCGGCATGTTTGGCGGTTGCGTGCCTCTGCTGCTGGTGGCAGGCATGATTGAAGGATTTATATCTCCACGCACCGATTTGAGCGCTAATTTGAAAGTAGCTGTCAGCCTGGCTACAGCAATTGGTTTATTGCTATATCTTTTTGTACCGCGAGAAAAAAATCCTTCTCATCAGGCTTAA
- a CDS encoding RDD family protein: MQQPNYSISTPENVDLHLELAGIGNRVLAALIDTAITYTAILIVGLVYWGGSTVIGLTDLPETDRALASNILGMAAIFIIFIINFGYFIFFEGTWQGQTPGKKIVSIRVIEANGQPVGWSGVVLRNLIRTLDTGLAFVGLLPMIIDKNEKRFGDYAGGTIVVRERKAEMLSEDFMLTDSYNIESIDAGRITPQEYALLKSFLKRRANLAKSQRPLIAGNLASYMRKKLDDSSTEPSEKFLERVYCAYKARAES, from the coding sequence ATGCAGCAACCAAACTATTCGATCTCTACCCCGGAAAACGTTGACCTACACCTGGAATTGGCAGGCATCGGCAACCGCGTGCTGGCCGCTCTTATCGATACGGCGATTACCTACACAGCGATACTGATAGTTGGGCTTGTTTACTGGGGAGGCAGCACAGTAATCGGGCTTACAGATCTGCCCGAGACCGACAGAGCACTGGCAAGCAACATTCTGGGCATGGCAGCTATCTTCATCATCTTTATCATCAACTTCGGCTACTTCATTTTTTTCGAAGGGACATGGCAGGGTCAGACACCAGGCAAGAAAATCGTGTCAATCAGGGTGATTGAAGCAAACGGTCAACCGGTAGGCTGGTCTGGCGTAGTTTTGCGCAACTTGATTCGCACGCTGGATACAGGGTTGGCATTCGTCGGTTTACTGCCGATGATCATCGACAAGAACGAGAAACGATTTGGGGACTATGCCGGCGGCACCATCGTAGTGCGCGAACGAAAGGCAGAGATGCTGAGCGAAGATTTCATGCTCACAGATTCGTATAACATCGAATCGATAGACGCAGGCCGAATCACACCGCAAGAATATGCCTTGCTCAAAAGCTTCCTGAAGCGCCGCGCCAATCTCGCTAAATCGCAGCGTCCACTGATTGCAGGCAACCTCGCCTCTTACATGAGGAAGAAGCTTGATGACAGCTCGACCGAGCCGTCCGAAAAATTCCTCGAGCGAGTCTACTGCGCTTACAAAGCGCGAGCTGAAAGCTAA
- a CDS encoding pantetheine-phosphate adenylyltransferase, which translates to MVRAIYPGSFDPMTKGHLDIIQRSSKLFDEVIMAVVGNPGKSPLLPMEKRMELMSAALKDLNGVTVDSFQGLTVDYAKENNVTILIRGLRAISDFEAELGMAQANKELFPELETIFLMSKAEYSFISSSTVKEIARLGGDVSRFVPPAVNEYLKQHFSRGT; encoded by the coding sequence TTGGTACGCGCCATCTATCCAGGTTCCTTCGATCCTATGACCAAAGGCCATCTAGACATTATCCAGAGGTCTAGCAAGCTCTTCGATGAAGTGATCATGGCCGTTGTAGGTAATCCCGGTAAATCGCCGTTATTGCCTATGGAAAAAAGGATGGAGCTTATGTCAGCCGCGCTCAAAGATCTGAATGGCGTCACCGTCGATAGTTTTCAGGGTTTGACCGTTGATTATGCAAAAGAAAACAACGTCACGATATTGATCAGAGGGCTAAGAGCTATATCGGATTTTGAAGCAGAATTAGGAATGGCACAGGCTAACAAGGAATTGTTTCCTGAACTAGAAACTATTTTTCTGATGTCTAAAGCCGAGTATTCTTTTATCAGTTCCTCAACGGTCAAAGAGATCGCCCGGCTCGGGGGAGACGTTTCAAGGTTTGTTCCACCAGCAGTGAACGAATATCTGAAACAACATTTCAGCAGAGGCACCTAG